One genomic segment of Arthrobacter sp. JZ12 includes these proteins:
- the purM gene encoding phosphoribosylformylglycinamidine cyclo-ligase — MTSPDPITYASAGVDVEAGDRAVELMKDAVKATHTANVVGGVGGFAGLYDVSKLLTYRKPLLATSTDGVGTKVAIAQAMDIHDTIGFDLVGMVVDDIVVVGAEPLYMTDYIACGKVVPERIAGIVRGIAAACSVAGTALVGGETAEHPGLLGEHEYDVAGAATGVVEADALLGPERVREGDVIIGMASSGLHSNGYSLVRRVINQAGWALDRQVSELGRTLGEELLEPTRVYAADCLDLARHFPLDSDGAVHGFSHVTGGGLAANLARVLPRGLEATVDRSTWSLPPVFSLVSELGSVPLPDLERTLNLGVGMVAVVSPEGADDTVARLTERGMPSWVMGQVAAATGEDTDGPDYVQGAKGVDGGAVRLVGSYAS; from the coding sequence ATGACCTCTCCCGACCCCATCACCTACGCAAGCGCCGGAGTGGACGTCGAGGCCGGCGACCGGGCGGTTGAGCTCATGAAGGACGCCGTCAAGGCAACGCACACCGCCAACGTGGTGGGCGGCGTCGGCGGTTTCGCCGGACTTTATGACGTCTCCAAGCTGCTGACCTACCGGAAGCCGCTGCTCGCCACCTCCACCGATGGGGTGGGCACCAAGGTGGCCATCGCGCAGGCCATGGACATCCACGACACGATCGGCTTCGACCTCGTGGGCATGGTGGTCGATGACATCGTGGTGGTCGGCGCTGAGCCGCTCTACATGACCGACTACATCGCCTGCGGCAAGGTGGTCCCCGAGCGGATCGCCGGGATTGTCCGCGGCATCGCCGCGGCCTGCTCCGTCGCCGGTACCGCTCTGGTGGGCGGGGAGACCGCAGAGCACCCGGGCCTCCTCGGCGAGCATGAGTACGACGTCGCCGGCGCAGCCACCGGAGTCGTGGAAGCCGACGCCCTGCTCGGCCCCGAGCGGGTCCGCGAGGGCGATGTCATCATCGGCATGGCCTCCTCGGGCCTCCACTCCAACGGTTATTCGCTGGTGCGGCGCGTCATCAACCAGGCCGGCTGGGCGCTGGACCGGCAGGTCTCGGAACTGGGCCGAACCCTCGGCGAGGAGCTCCTCGAGCCCACGCGCGTCTACGCCGCCGACTGCCTGGACCTCGCCCGGCACTTCCCGCTGGACTCCGACGGCGCCGTGCACGGCTTCAGCCACGTCACCGGCGGCGGCCTCGCAGCGAACCTCGCACGGGTCCTCCCCCGCGGCCTCGAAGCAACCGTGGACCGCTCCACCTGGTCCCTCCCCCCGGTTTTCAGCCTCGTTTCCGAGTTGGGCAGCGTGCCGCTACCGGACCTGGAGCGCACGTTGAACCTCGGCGTCGGCATGGTGGCTGTGGTGTCCCCTGAGGGAGCCGACGACACCGTTGCCCGGCTCACCGAGCGCGGCATGCCCTCGTGGGTGATGGGCCAGGTGGCCGCGGCAACCGGCGAGGACACCGACGGACCGGACTACGTGCAGGGCGCCAAGGGCGTGGACGGCGGCGCCGTGCGCCTGGTGGGCTCGTACGCCTCCTAG
- a CDS encoding endo-1,4-beta-xylanase has protein sequence MRQRPLVAGVTAFGLLAGAGALALPAAQAAEQPVLLSEDFEDGSFGPLIQNGGPTLSVVDADGDKALLVQGRSNDYDGVKTPANLLQAGGTYTFSAQVKLAAATGTTTSARFVVEPAYNWVGNTTVTADAWTTITGTFIAPAGADPATLRAYLGTGDLGAPYDYLVDDVVITGTAGSADGGSWQPTPDPAFVPGGADNPTTTPLASARGTGNTAALTLDDGPNPGETAAVLEFLRAKGVTATFCVIGQNIQAAGGAELLRQIVADGHTLCNHGTSYADMGSWTHAQIEADLKENLRIIREAAGDPDLAVPYFRAANGSWGSTGEVAAALGMQPLGLGNVIFDWDGNDLSEETLTANLRSAFTPGAVVLVHDGGGDRSGTVSALTTVVSEKLAEGWTFTLPRGGTAAGGETGITSDFEAGAGGWTARGDGVQVAASTDARGGTGSLLVTGRTQPWHGAALDVTDALPVGTAVEVSVWAKLAPGQAPASLKVSVQRDNGGGSAYDGVAGAGASVTADSWTQLRGTYTLGAAADKAQVYVEGDPGVDFLLDDFSLAPIVEKPIQEDVPSLREVLGTRGIEHVGVAVDARETVGTASDLVRKHFNAITPENAGKPESLQPVEGQFAFTQLDQLLDFADANNVQVYGHVLAWHSQTPAWFFKDGERDLTNSPSDQALLKARMEAHIKGIADHINARYPDGNSPIWAWDVVNEVIADGDNANPHDMRDSRWFQVLGEEFVDEAFRLADRYFPDASLFINDYNTEMPAKRADYLELIKALQERAVPIDGVGHQAHVDVARPVQWLEDSIKAVEALDPNLLQAITELDVNASTENRGADVSGGQVDPYSPAFTNDEDAAAEVGYYYRDLFAMLTEHGESIDSVTFWGISNARTWLRTWPMARPWEQPLPFDDDLQVTPAFWGIVDPAQLPTRPADVLPPRIADQSDVHVESKGASGAKVDYPLPSAIDTLDGEVPLDCQPVQGNRFPVGTTTVTCEATDEAGNTRTSSFDIVVTRNQPGKR, from the coding sequence AGCCGGCGCGCTGGCGCTGCCCGCAGCCCAGGCCGCTGAGCAGCCGGTGCTGCTCAGCGAAGACTTCGAGGACGGCAGCTTCGGCCCTCTGATCCAGAACGGCGGACCGACACTCTCAGTGGTCGACGCCGACGGTGACAAGGCGCTGCTGGTCCAGGGCAGGTCAAACGACTACGACGGCGTGAAGACGCCGGCGAACCTGCTTCAGGCCGGAGGAACCTACACCTTCTCGGCGCAGGTGAAGCTTGCGGCAGCAACCGGAACGACGACGTCGGCACGCTTCGTCGTCGAGCCCGCCTACAACTGGGTGGGGAACACCACGGTGACGGCCGATGCCTGGACCACCATCACCGGAACGTTCATCGCACCGGCCGGTGCCGATCCCGCCACCCTGCGGGCCTACCTCGGAACGGGAGACCTTGGCGCACCGTATGACTATCTTGTGGACGACGTCGTGATCACCGGTACGGCCGGATCCGCTGACGGCGGCTCCTGGCAGCCGACGCCGGACCCGGCTTTCGTCCCGGGCGGAGCGGACAATCCGACGACGACGCCCCTCGCGTCGGCGCGCGGCACCGGCAACACCGCTGCACTGACGCTCGACGACGGGCCGAACCCCGGCGAAACCGCTGCGGTCCTTGAATTTTTGAGGGCGAAGGGTGTCACCGCGACCTTCTGCGTCATCGGCCAGAACATCCAGGCGGCCGGCGGCGCCGAGCTCCTGCGCCAGATCGTGGCTGACGGACATACGCTCTGCAACCACGGCACGTCCTACGCGGACATGGGTTCCTGGACGCACGCGCAGATCGAGGCCGACCTGAAGGAGAACCTGCGCATCATCCGTGAAGCTGCCGGCGACCCGGACCTTGCCGTGCCCTACTTCAGGGCGGCGAACGGCAGTTGGGGTTCCACCGGTGAGGTGGCGGCAGCACTGGGGATGCAGCCGCTCGGACTCGGCAACGTGATTTTCGACTGGGACGGCAACGACCTGAGCGAGGAAACCCTCACTGCCAACCTCCGGTCCGCCTTCACCCCCGGCGCGGTGGTGCTGGTTCACGACGGCGGCGGCGACCGCTCCGGCACGGTTAGCGCACTCACCACGGTGGTTTCCGAAAAGCTCGCCGAGGGCTGGACCTTCACCCTTCCCCGTGGCGGCACCGCTGCCGGGGGAGAAACCGGCATCACCTCGGACTTCGAGGCCGGTGCCGGAGGCTGGACCGCCCGCGGTGACGGCGTGCAGGTAGCGGCCAGCACGGACGCCCGAGGCGGCACCGGGAGTCTGCTGGTCACGGGCCGCACACAGCCCTGGCACGGCGCGGCCCTGGACGTGACCGACGCCCTGCCCGTCGGCACAGCCGTGGAAGTTTCAGTGTGGGCAAAGCTGGCGCCCGGCCAGGCACCGGCGTCGCTCAAGGTATCGGTGCAGCGGGACAACGGCGGCGGAAGCGCGTACGACGGCGTGGCCGGAGCAGGCGCGTCGGTCACCGCGGACAGCTGGACCCAGCTGCGGGGCACCTACACGCTCGGCGCGGCCGCCGACAAGGCGCAGGTGTACGTGGAAGGCGATCCCGGTGTGGATTTCCTCCTCGATGACTTCAGCCTCGCCCCGATCGTGGAGAAGCCCATCCAGGAGGACGTACCGTCGCTTCGGGAGGTGTTGGGTACCCGGGGGATCGAGCACGTCGGCGTGGCCGTCGACGCGCGGGAAACCGTGGGAACTGCGTCCGACCTGGTGCGCAAGCACTTCAACGCGATCACGCCGGAGAACGCCGGAAAACCGGAGAGCCTGCAGCCGGTCGAGGGACAGTTCGCGTTCACGCAGCTCGATCAGCTGCTGGACTTCGCGGACGCCAACAACGTGCAGGTCTACGGACACGTACTTGCCTGGCACTCGCAGACCCCGGCCTGGTTCTTCAAGGACGGCGAGCGGGACCTGACCAACAGCCCGTCGGACCAGGCTCTGCTGAAGGCCCGGATGGAAGCGCATATCAAGGGCATCGCCGACCACATCAACGCCCGGTACCCCGACGGCAACAGCCCCATCTGGGCCTGGGACGTGGTGAACGAGGTTATTGCCGATGGCGATAACGCCAATCCCCACGACATGCGGGACAGCCGCTGGTTCCAGGTGCTCGGCGAGGAATTCGTCGACGAGGCCTTCCGCCTCGCTGACCGGTACTTCCCGGATGCATCCCTCTTCATCAATGACTACAACACCGAAATGCCGGCGAAGAGGGCCGACTACCTGGAACTGATCAAGGCCCTGCAGGAGCGCGCTGTGCCGATCGATGGCGTGGGACACCAGGCCCATGTTGACGTCGCACGTCCGGTGCAGTGGCTGGAGGACTCGATCAAGGCGGTCGAGGCGCTTGACCCGAACCTGCTGCAGGCCATCACCGAACTGGACGTCAACGCCTCCACCGAGAACAGGGGAGCGGACGTCAGCGGTGGCCAGGTGGATCCCTACAGCCCCGCGTTCACGAATGATGAGGACGCCGCGGCGGAAGTGGGCTACTACTACCGGGACCTGTTCGCCATGCTTACCGAGCATGGGGAGTCGATCGACTCGGTGACGTTCTGGGGCATCAGCAACGCGCGCACCTGGCTGCGCACGTGGCCCATGGCCCGGCCGTGGGAGCAGCCCCTTCCGTTCGACGACGACCTGCAGGTCACGCCGGCCTTCTGGGGAATCGTCGACCCGGCACAGCTGCCAACCCGCCCCGCCGACGTGCTTCCACCGCGCATCGCGGACCAGTCGGACGTCCACGTGGAATCGAAGGGAGCCAGCGGCGCGAAAGTGGACTACCCGCTGCCCTCCGCCATCGACACCCTGGACGGCGAGGTTCCGCTGGACTGCCAGCCGGTACAGGGCAACCGCTTCCCGGTAGGCACGACGACGGTCACCTGCGAGGCGACGGACGAGGCGGGCAATACCCGCACCAGTTCGTTCGACATCGTGGTGACGCGCAACCAGCCGGGTAAGCGCTAG